A genome region from Natranaeroarchaeum sulfidigenes includes the following:
- a CDS encoding alpha-amylase domain-containing protein: MIDLTDDEPADGRTERREFLRGAAAASAAVLGVSTAGCTTPGRDFGGPDAAVVPDIEASVTTDSDGEGVIYQYFHTPWAEVEDDLPMLAEAGIDALWLPQPAVGKLDFQHLATEDQDGFYEPEHPDFGHLEPHPPLGYQPVDLREFDSVFGTEEELQSLVDAAHDRGIEIIVDTVLNHVANPDPAPADRWGDSDDPTETTQLEWPQFEVEEHFTEVPTYDYRGEIEDEQYDESLLGLPNLDVSHPEVQEAHEAYLRKIAEFGIDGIRFDAAAHVWPWYFAEEVNPLCEELGLWRVGEMWDEGDTDFLMEFVDTGMNAFDFPLYSNIVTAFEEDDLTGLAQDGGNGVVYEDPDAAVTFAQNHDTAGPGVGPGDPEGEAMALANAFILSYPGTPHLFSTDIGADLDADTQRLIDVKNRLARGALIDRHVSEGTYLYEREGNLLAGINVSQSAQSYTVETSWDEGTTLVDYTGHQPSIDVGEDGEAEVTVPARSWVMYTLGA; encoded by the coding sequence GTGATAGATCTCACCGACGACGAACCGGCCGACGGTCGAACGGAGAGACGCGAGTTCCTTCGCGGGGCGGCAGCCGCCTCGGCGGCGGTGCTCGGCGTATCGACTGCAGGCTGTACAACACCCGGTCGCGACTTCGGCGGACCGGACGCCGCAGTCGTGCCCGATATCGAGGCGAGCGTCACGACTGACTCGGATGGAGAGGGTGTCATCTACCAGTACTTTCACACGCCGTGGGCCGAGGTTGAGGACGATCTTCCGATGCTCGCCGAGGCTGGGATCGACGCCCTCTGGCTCCCCCAGCCGGCGGTCGGCAAGCTCGATTTCCAGCACCTGGCGACCGAAGACCAGGACGGGTTCTACGAACCGGAACATCCCGACTTCGGGCACCTCGAACCGCACCCGCCGCTCGGGTACCAGCCGGTCGATCTCCGGGAGTTCGACTCGGTGTTCGGGACCGAGGAGGAGCTCCAGTCCCTCGTCGATGCCGCACACGATCGCGGGATCGAGATAATCGTCGACACCGTCCTGAACCACGTCGCGAACCCCGATCCCGCGCCCGCAGATCGGTGGGGCGACTCCGACGATCCCACGGAAACGACCCAACTGGAGTGGCCCCAGTTCGAGGTGGAAGAACACTTCACGGAGGTTCCCACCTACGACTACCGCGGCGAGATCGAAGACGAGCAGTACGACGAATCGTTGCTCGGACTGCCGAATCTAGACGTCTCCCATCCCGAGGTTCAGGAGGCCCACGAAGCGTATCTGAGGAAGATCGCGGAGTTCGGGATCGACGGCATCCGCTTTGACGCCGCCGCCCACGTCTGGCCGTGGTACTTCGCCGAGGAGGTAAACCCCCTCTGTGAGGAGTTGGGTCTCTGGCGCGTCGGCGAGATGTGGGACGAGGGAGACACCGATTTCCTCATGGAGTTCGTCGATACCGGGATGAACGCGTTTGATTTCCCGCTGTACAGCAATATCGTCACTGCCTTCGAGGAGGACGATCTCACCGGCCTCGCACAGGACGGCGGCAACGGCGTTGTCTACGAAGATCCCGACGCAGCCGTCACATTCGCCCAGAACCACGACACCGCGGGACCGGGAGTGGGTCCCGGGGACCCCGAGGGCGAGGCAATGGCACTCGCCAACGCCTTCATCCTGTCCTATCCCGGCACGCCTCATCTGTTCAGCACGGATATCGGCGCGGATCTTGACGCCGACACCCAGCGACTGATCGATGTCAAGAACCGACTCGCCCGCGGCGCGCTGATCGACCGACATGTCAGCGAGGGCACCTATCTATACGAACGCGAGGGGAACCTGCTTGCCGGGATCAACGTCTCCCAGAGCGCGCAAAGCTACACGGTCGAGACGTCCTGGGACGAGGGGACGACGCTTGTGGACTACACTGGTCATCAGCCAAGTATCGATGTCGGCGAGGACGGCGAAGCCGAGGTCACCGTCCCGGCCCGGAGTTGGGTCATGTACACGCTGGGCGCCTGA
- a CDS encoding alpha-amylase family glycosyl hydrolase, which yields MSSLFDPQTPVESHHPGHPRFVQVGERIHDSVFVIDADTTGIDVDVDIEHGGRDNLAPRLTELSVDPDNYDPEEFEWSVVSTPADSDGDVLSFATDDTEIPRYDAGYDHAAEFEADVPGEYVLGLDAPDGHHELTLYAFPKGTDAPLPRIELDGEYDADAREFRIESNATLAPSSDAEPEDIRVEFLADDRDALSTENIEIGADARTATVPVDALAGEPARVHAAAFDGQAASAQDSIELDPAGDVHLPNRPPEWIDDAVMYQIFPRSWAGERGATTFETLIEGDEETGARGVEYLDELGVDVLWVTPVVPATSVQMDLPPGGPHGYSTLDYLGIAEDLVPEGYDDPVEAYADFVEACNDHGIAVLFDLVINHAGRWIDQFVDTIAEGDQSVEAGDSATVEAWNEDSKYFDWWDRVDVPRYDEDGTQIEAAPRATGFADLQWMPNINYENLAMREYILAVADFWSGEVGVDGFRCDVAYGVPHSFWKELREVVRANNSDFIMLDETLPTDPKFSENEFDMHYDSYGFTYTVQNILEDGDGLTENQQEMSDQYEFPEDPGNPDQLVEDILTRRDHGIPDHSRVINAVENHDEQRLLNRTAVDLADPDHDAVTDEEWEAAAKGQRAAFAACVTLPGVPMLYYGQERQISRYGEGRVTDPDDHRGRNDDGSVIAHADVRPGGRQRAFMNWDEYDEAHLEFYRALIDLYHDLDVLGPDADVRLQSTDENVNAVAFTREAGEAADVSGPRSVLVVVNFESEPVRMDLPESVDTENLVAIDDTTADGQTVSVDTVGVFEISE from the coding sequence ATGTCATCCCTGTTCGATCCGCAGACGCCAGTCGAGTCGCACCACCCCGGACATCCCCGATTCGTACAGGTAGGTGAACGGATCCACGACTCGGTGTTCGTCATCGACGCCGACACGACCGGCATCGACGTCGATGTCGATATCGAGCACGGGGGCCGCGACAATCTCGCACCGCGCCTGACCGAGCTCTCGGTCGATCCCGACAACTACGACCCCGAAGAGTTCGAGTGGTCAGTTGTTTCGACGCCCGCCGACAGCGACGGCGACGTGCTTTCGTTTGCGACCGACGACACCGAAATCCCGCGCTACGACGCGGGCTACGACCACGCCGCCGAGTTCGAGGCAGACGTGCCGGGCGAGTACGTACTCGGGCTGGACGCGCCGGACGGACACCACGAACTGACGCTGTACGCCTTCCCCAAGGGAACCGACGCCCCTCTCCCACGAATCGAACTCGACGGCGAGTACGACGCCGACGCCAGGGAGTTCCGGATCGAGTCGAATGCTACACTCGCGCCCTCGAGCGACGCGGAGCCCGAGGATATTCGGGTCGAGTTCCTCGCGGACGATCGGGACGCCCTATCGACCGAGAATATCGAGATCGGCGCGGACGCCCGGACGGCGACGGTTCCAGTTGACGCGCTGGCGGGCGAGCCAGCACGCGTCCACGCCGCCGCGTTCGACGGGCAGGCGGCGAGCGCACAGGATTCGATCGAGCTCGATCCCGCTGGCGACGTACACCTGCCGAACCGGCCACCCGAGTGGATCGACGACGCCGTTATGTACCAGATCTTCCCGCGCTCGTGGGCGGGCGAGCGCGGCGCAACGACCTTCGAGACGCTGATCGAGGGGGACGAAGAAACCGGCGCACGCGGCGTCGAGTATCTGGACGAACTGGGCGTCGATGTGCTCTGGGTGACCCCCGTCGTCCCCGCGACCAGTGTACAGATGGATCTGCCGCCGGGCGGCCCGCACGGCTATAGCACCCTCGATTACCTGGGGATCGCCGAGGACCTCGTTCCCGAGGGATACGACGATCCAGTCGAGGCGTACGCCGACTTCGTCGAGGCGTGTAACGACCACGGTATCGCCGTCCTCTTCGACCTCGTAATCAACCACGCGGGCCGGTGGATAGATCAATTCGTCGATACTATCGCGGAGGGTGATCAGTCGGTCGAGGCAGGCGACAGCGCTACCGTTGAGGCGTGGAACGAGGACTCGAAGTACTTCGACTGGTGGGACCGCGTCGACGTCCCACGCTACGACGAGGACGGCACACAAATAGAGGCCGCACCGCGGGCGACCGGGTTTGCCGACCTGCAGTGGATGCCGAACATCAACTACGAGAACCTGGCGATGCGAGAATATATCCTCGCAGTCGCGGACTTCTGGTCCGGCGAGGTTGGTGTCGACGGGTTCCGCTGTGACGTCGCGTACGGCGTCCCCCACAGCTTCTGGAAGGAGCTCCGTGAGGTCGTGCGGGCGAACAACAGCGACTTCATCATGCTCGACGAGACGCTGCCGACCGATCCGAAGTTCTCGGAAAACGAGTTCGACATGCATTATGACTCCTACGGGTTCACCTACACCGTCCAGAATATTCTGGAAGACGGAGACGGACTCACCGAGAACCAACAGGAGATGTCCGACCAGTACGAGTTCCCCGAGGATCCCGGGAATCCGGACCAGCTCGTCGAGGATATCCTGACCCGGCGGGACCACGGCATTCCCGATCACTCGCGGGTCATCAACGCCGTCGAAAACCACGACGAGCAACGGTTGCTCAACCGCACTGCAGTCGACCTTGCCGACCCCGATCACGATGCAGTCACCGACGAAGAGTGGGAGGCCGCAGCGAAGGGCCAGCGCGCCGCCTTCGCTGCCTGTGTTACCTTACCCGGCGTGCCGATGCTCTACTACGGTCAGGAACGACAGATCAGCCGCTACGGAGAGGGTCGGGTCACCGATCCCGACGACCACCGTGGCCGCAACGACGATGGGAGCGTCATCGCCCACGCAGATGTCCGTCCGGGTGGCCGCCAGCGCGCGTTCATGAACTGGGACGAGTACGACGAGGCGCATCTGGAGTTCTACAGGGCCCTGATCGACCTGTACCACGACCTCGACGTGCTTGGCCCCGATGCCGACGTGCGACTCCAGTCGACTGACGAAAACGTCAACGCGGTGGCGTTCACACGCGAGGCCGGAGAGGCAGCCGACGTGTCCGGCCCCCGCTCAGTGCTCGTCGTCGTGAACTTCGAATCCGAGCCGGTTCGGATGGATCTCCCGGAGTCTGTCGATACGGAGAACCTCGTCGCGATTGACGACACGACTGCAGATGGGCAGACGGTCAGTGTCGATACCGTCGGTGTCTTCGAGATCAGCGAGTAG
- a CDS encoding ABC1 kinase family protein: MVTLVNLRAYWRFFVVARQFLPLLIAYARDRNRFFLFGRGRSVDSETRQRRAEHLLESLLTLGPTFIKLGQLLSTRPDILPPEYIQVLSQLQDEVPPAEWRDAKRVIEDELGPVDERFDSFDTDSISGASLGQVHRAEIDGQDVAVKIRRPNIESLVEADLRVINWSLPILMFFVGEARSFSLRNLSEEFAKTIREEMNYQREAAMLEEIKGNFADDETVRIPSVVDSHSGPKVLTMEYVPGTKINEIERLDEQGLDRTEIATNLQRSYLKMIIDDGVFHADPHPGNLAVQEDGTIVFYDFGMSGQVDPFVQEKVVDFYVAVANQDIDAILDVLIELGTLSPDADRAVMADALELAIADARGEDIETYRVQEIVGQIEDSIYEFPFRLPKNLALVLRVATVVEGVCVTLDPDFDFITIATEYLTEEGYREETARRYLAEAGEELQGTARSLLNVPPKAENALDRIERENFHLRADIEDSDNLLDRLAKRLVLGLVVAAGVLSVAVLYAFATPESAAVASVPTAIVAILLYRSFTKRRGIRARLQFTRQGMRQRQGEE, translated from the coding sequence GTGGTGACGCTGGTAAACCTCCGTGCGTACTGGCGTTTTTTCGTCGTCGCGAGACAGTTCCTTCCCCTCCTGATCGCCTATGCCCGCGACCGCAACCGGTTCTTCCTGTTCGGTCGGGGGCGCTCGGTCGATAGCGAGACGCGACAACGGCGTGCCGAGCACCTGCTGGAGTCGCTGTTGACGCTCGGGCCGACCTTTATCAAACTCGGGCAGTTGCTCTCGACTCGGCCGGATATCCTCCCACCCGAGTACATTCAGGTCCTCTCCCAGCTACAGGATGAGGTGCCACCTGCGGAGTGGAGGGATGCGAAACGGGTTATCGAGGACGAACTGGGACCGGTCGACGAACGATTTGACTCGTTCGACACCGACTCGATCAGCGGCGCGAGCCTCGGACAGGTCCATCGTGCGGAGATCGATGGGCAGGACGTGGCGGTGAAGATCCGCCGACCGAACATCGAGTCGCTGGTCGAGGCCGACCTGCGCGTGATCAACTGGTCGCTACCGATCCTGATGTTCTTCGTCGGCGAGGCCCGATCGTTCTCGCTGCGAAACCTCTCCGAAGAGTTCGCCAAGACGATCCGCGAGGAGATGAACTACCAGCGCGAGGCGGCGATGCTCGAGGAGATCAAGGGGAACTTCGCCGACGACGAGACCGTTCGCATCCCTTCTGTGGTAGACTCCCACTCGGGACCGAAAGTGCTCACTATGGAGTACGTCCCGGGGACGAAGATCAACGAGATCGAACGCCTCGACGAGCAGGGGCTCGACCGGACCGAAATCGCGACGAATCTCCAGCGATCCTACCTCAAGATGATCATCGACGACGGCGTCTTCCACGCCGATCCTCATCCCGGTAACCTCGCGGTACAGGAGGACGGTACTATCGTCTTCTACGACTTCGGGATGAGCGGGCAGGTCGACCCGTTCGTCCAGGAGAAGGTCGTCGATTTCTACGTCGCAGTAGCGAACCAGGACATCGATGCGATTCTGGACGTGCTGATCGAACTCGGGACCCTCTCTCCGGACGCGGACCGGGCGGTGATGGCCGACGCGCTCGAACTGGCGATCGCTGACGCCCGTGGGGAAGACATCGAGACCTACCGCGTTCAGGAAATCGTCGGCCAGATCGAGGATTCGATCTACGAGTTCCCCTTTCGCCTACCGAAAAATCTCGCCCTCGTTCTCCGCGTCGCAACGGTGGTCGAGGGCGTCTGTGTCACGCTCGATCCCGACTTCGATTTCATCACCATCGCAACCGAGTATCTCACCGAGGAGGGGTATCGCGAGGAGACGGCGCGTCGCTATCTCGCGGAGGCCGGTGAGGAGCTACAGGGGACCGCCAGATCCCTCCTGAACGTTCCGCCGAAAGCCGAAAACGCGCTCGACCGGATCGAACGCGAGAACTTCCACCTGCGCGCCGATATCGAAGACTCCGATAACCTGCTGGACCGACTGGCGAAACGACTCGTTCTGGGTCTGGTCGTGGCAGCGGGTGTACTCTCCGTTGCCGTGCTCTATGCTTTCGCCACGCCAGAGTCCGCAGCAGTGGCAAGCGTCCCGACCGCGATCGTCGCAATACTCCTCTACCGCTCATTCACCAAGCGCCGCGGAATCCGTGCCCGCCTGCAGTTCACCCGGCAGGGGATGCGGCAGCGACAGGGCGAGGAGTGA
- a CDS encoding Hsp20/alpha crystallin family protein: MSALRDALRDLPDAVFADLLESEEEYLLVIDLPGVTAETLDLQVTDGRLIIEARREKALSREYEYLREDRSLFLDAELPLPPDATGRDGSATIDRGVLELTLPKTTAEVETTIDINDE; encoded by the coding sequence ATGTCAGCGCTGCGCGATGCTCTGCGGGACCTGCCCGACGCCGTGTTCGCCGATCTCCTAGAGAGCGAGGAGGAGTATCTACTGGTGATCGATCTCCCCGGCGTGACCGCGGAAACACTCGATCTGCAGGTGACGGACGGGCGACTGATTATCGAGGCTCGTCGCGAGAAGGCGTTATCGCGGGAATACGAGTATCTCCGCGAGGATCGATCGCTGTTTCTCGACGCCGAACTCCCGCTTCCACCCGACGCGACGGGGCGGGACGGGTCGGCGACGATCGACCGGGGGGTGCTCGAACTCACGCTCCCGAAGACGACAGCCGAGGTCGAGACGACGATCGACATCAATGACGAGTAG
- a CDS encoding molybdopterin molybdotransferase MoeA: MSDTDADRRRSGFKHRTPVDEARERLREATTRRVGTTELPLTRADERVLAESVSAKRNVPHYRRAAMDGYAVQAADTFGASERSPELLRVADRDAEPAPGEAFRVHTGSEVPDSCNAVVMIEDVDEVRDELEVYDAVAEGENVAPIGEDVERGQELYEPGHRLRPSDLGLLKSLAVDEVEVYEAPTVGVIPTGEELVQHDPDPGEIIETNGLTVSRLVSRWGGRVEYRNVVTDDPESLRAAIQRDLTKDIIVTTGGSSVGERDLIPEVVDELGEVLVHGVGLKPGHPVALGVVEETPVIMLPGYPVACIVNAVQFLRPTMHWVQGRSPPSHPTQQARLTRKIASEPGTRTFARVRTEQDGEELVAEPTRAKGSGVLSSVALADGWVVVPEAREGIPEGETVPVEHWEWSA; this comes from the coding sequence ATGAGCGATACAGATGCCGACCGGCGGCGGTCGGGGTTCAAACACCGGACGCCGGTCGATGAGGCCAGAGAGCGACTGCGCGAGGCGACGACCCGGCGTGTCGGGACGACGGAGCTCCCGCTCACGCGGGCCGACGAGCGCGTCCTCGCCGAGTCGGTGAGCGCGAAGCGAAACGTCCCCCATTACCGTCGGGCCGCGATGGACGGCTACGCCGTGCAGGCAGCGGATACCTTCGGTGCGAGCGAGCGCTCGCCGGAACTTCTTCGTGTTGCCGACCGGGACGCCGAGCCTGCACCGGGCGAGGCCTTTCGGGTCCACACGGGCAGCGAGGTGCCCGATAGCTGCAATGCAGTCGTGATGATCGAGGACGTCGACGAGGTCCGCGACGAGCTGGAGGTGTACGACGCGGTCGCCGAGGGCGAGAACGTCGCGCCGATCGGCGAGGACGTCGAGCGCGGTCAGGAACTGTACGAGCCCGGTCACCGGCTCAGACCCTCTGATCTCGGTTTGCTGAAATCCCTCGCCGTGGACGAGGTCGAAGTGTACGAGGCGCCGACGGTCGGCGTGATCCCGACGGGCGAGGAGCTGGTCCAGCACGACCCCGATCCCGGAGAAATCATCGAGACGAACGGGTTGACGGTCTCGCGACTCGTCTCCCGCTGGGGCGGGCGTGTGGAGTACCGGAACGTCGTCACCGACGACCCCGAGAGCCTGCGCGCGGCGATCCAGCGCGATCTGACAAAGGATATTATCGTCACGACCGGGGGTTCCTCGGTCGGGGAGCGCGACCTCATCCCGGAGGTCGTCGACGAACTCGGCGAGGTGCTGGTCCATGGTGTCGGCCTCAAGCCCGGCCATCCGGTTGCGCTGGGCGTCGTCGAGGAAACGCCGGTGATCATGCTGCCGGGCTACCCGGTCGCGTGTATCGTCAACGCCGTCCAGTTCCTGCGCCCCACGATGCACTGGGTGCAGGGGCGCTCGCCGCCGTCACATCCCACTCAGCAGGCACGGTTGACCCGCAAGATCGCCAGCGAGCCCGGCACTAGGACGTTTGCGCGCGTCCGGACCGAGCAGGATGGCGAGGAACTGGTTGCCGAACCGACCCGCGCTAAGGGCTCGGGCGTCCTCTCCAGCGTGGCACTCGCGGACGGCTGGGTCGTGGTGCCCGAAGCGCGCGAGGGAATCCCGGAGGGCGAGACGGTCCCGGTCGAGCACTGGGAGTGGTCGGCATGA
- a CDS encoding molybdopterin biosynthesis protein — protein sequence MSERREFRELTDPDVAHEIVDDLELDPAPERVSLTDARGRVLAERVDADLDVPGFDRASLDGYALRAKDTFGADEVDPARLDVIGVVHAGAEPDVELGEGEAVEISTGAVMPPGADAMVPVEQTDEERVDGQRTVLVRTAVAPGDNVMLAGADIAAGERALGPGTRLTAREIGLLSALGVNEVSVRGKPTVGIVSTGDELVRPGEPLNSDAGQIYDVNSYTIATAVEEAGGEPVLYPHAGDDYEEMERILIEAGEECDLVLSSGSTSASAVDVIYRVIEDRGELLLHGVAIKPGKPMLVGELPGGAYVGLPGYPVSAMMTFRVFVAPLVREAAGLPEPDSATLTGEMATEIRHDQGRRRLMPVGLVENAHGDRLVYPVDKGSGATTSLADADGLVTIGAETDYLAAGESVTVTLFSPDVRPPTLFGVGEDDPALSRLLDRLSNPRYLSIGTRQGLRRLREGVPDIVVTSGSASVDVEHEVLATWKREWGLIVPAGNPEGIEGIPDLVDRDLRLINRTTDSGLRTTLGEAVAELADERGTTRHELVESIDGFELAARAHESPARKVAAGAGDAGLGLRATATKLDLEFVPLGTETVRLLGNSDRMGKAGMSELRDALTAADSVLDGLAGYQ from the coding sequence ATGAGCGAGCGCCGCGAGTTCCGCGAGTTGACTGATCCCGACGTTGCTCACGAGATCGTCGACGACCTCGAACTCGATCCGGCTCCCGAACGCGTCTCGCTGACTGACGCCCGCGGACGGGTGCTGGCCGAGCGCGTCGACGCTGACCTCGACGTACCGGGGTTCGATCGCGCCAGTCTGGACGGTTACGCGCTCCGTGCAAAGGACACGTTCGGCGCGGACGAGGTCGATCCTGCACGGCTCGACGTGATCGGTGTAGTCCACGCAGGGGCCGAACCGGATGTCGAACTCGGCGAGGGTGAAGCAGTCGAGATCTCGACCGGCGCGGTGATGCCGCCCGGGGCAGACGCGATGGTGCCGGTCGAGCAAACCGACGAGGAGCGCGTGGATGGTCAGCGAACCGTGCTGGTTCGCACTGCGGTTGCACCGGGCGACAACGTCATGCTCGCGGGTGCGGACATCGCCGCGGGCGAGCGAGCGCTCGGTCCCGGAACGCGACTCACGGCCCGCGAGATCGGCCTGCTCTCGGCGCTGGGCGTCAACGAGGTGTCAGTCCGCGGGAAACCCACAGTCGGCATCGTCTCGACGGGTGACGAACTCGTCCGGCCGGGCGAGCCCCTGAACAGCGACGCCGGGCAGATCTACGACGTCAACAGCTATACGATCGCTACCGCAGTCGAGGAGGCGGGCGGCGAGCCCGTACTCTACCCCCACGCTGGCGACGATTACGAGGAGATGGAACGGATCCTGATCGAGGCGGGCGAGGAGTGCGATCTCGTACTCTCCTCGGGGTCGACCAGCGCCAGCGCGGTCGACGTGATCTACCGGGTGATCGAGGATCGGGGCGAACTCCTGCTCCACGGCGTCGCTATCAAGCCCGGCAAGCCGATGCTTGTCGGCGAACTTCCGGGCGGCGCGTACGTCGGGTTACCGGGCTATCCCGTCTCCGCGATGATGACGTTCCGGGTCTTCGTCGCGCCGCTGGTTCGGGAGGCTGCAGGACTCCCGGAGCCCGACTCAGCGACGCTGACTGGCGAGATGGCAACTGAAATCCGGCACGATCAGGGTCGCCGCCGCCTCATGCCGGTCGGACTGGTCGAGAACGCCCACGGCGACCGGCTCGTCTACCCGGTTGACAAGGGCAGTGGGGCGACCACGAGCCTCGCGGATGCCGATGGCCTCGTCACGATCGGCGCCGAAACCGACTACCTTGCGGCGGGAGAGTCGGTGACAGTCACGCTGTTCTCACCGGACGTCCGCCCGCCGACCCTGTTCGGCGTCGGCGAGGACGACCCCGCACTCTCCCGATTGCTCGATCGGCTCTCGAACCCGCGATACCTCTCGATCGGTACGCGACAGGGGCTCCGGCGGCTCCGCGAGGGCGTTCCTGATATAGTGGTGACGAGCGGTTCGGCGAGTGTAGATGTCGAACACGAGGTGCTCGCCACGTGGAAGCGCGAGTGGGGGCTGATCGTTCCGGCAGGCAATCCCGAGGGAATCGAGGGGATCCCCGACCTCGTCGACCGTGACCTCCGGTTGATCAACCGGACGACTGACTCGGGCCTCCGAACGACCCTCGGCGAGGCCGTCGCGGAACTCGCTGACGAGCGCGGGACGACTCGCCACGAACTGGTCGAATCGATCGACGGGTTCGAGCTGGCGGCCCGCGCGCACGAGAGCCCAGCACGCAAGGTCGCCGCGGGCGCGGGTGACGCTGGACTCGGACTACGGGCAACAGCAACGAAGCTCGACCTTGAGTTCGTCCCGCTGGGGACCGAAACGGTTCGCTTACTGGGGAATTCGGACAGGATGGGGAAAGCGGGGATGTCGGAGCTACGTGATGCCCTGACCGCGGCCGATAGCGTGCTGGACGGTCTCGCGGGATATCAGTAG
- a CDS encoding HAD family hydrolase: MVPDYDFWLLDLDGTLVDVEPAYVYDVIGEVGRRLGKEFTSREAELLWHGYGGQRDQLLRRLDIDPQRFWATFHEVEDPITRAESTFLYEDAEFVGDLDQPTGLVTHCQNYLTGPVLEHHDITDWFDTVVCCTDDLGWKPDPAPVERAMTDLGVAHNGHVGALVGDSAEDVGAARNAGLDGIHVQRYDPHERGFVVWGDRMIRSFDELGPRNY, from the coding sequence ATGGTTCCCGACTACGACTTCTGGCTGCTGGACCTCGACGGCACGCTCGTCGACGTCGAGCCCGCCTACGTCTACGACGTGATCGGCGAGGTGGGGAGACGACTCGGGAAGGAGTTCACCTCCCGAGAGGCCGAACTCCTCTGGCACGGCTACGGCGGCCAGCGCGACCAGCTCCTGAGACGGCTGGACATCGACCCACAGCGCTTCTGGGCAACGTTTCACGAGGTCGAGGACCCGATCACTCGCGCCGAGTCGACGTTCCTGTACGAGGACGCCGAGTTCGTCGGCGACCTGGACCAGCCGACCGGGCTCGTCACGCACTGCCAGAACTACCTGACCGGCCCCGTGCTGGAGCATCACGATATCACAGACTGGTTCGATACAGTCGTCTGCTGTACCGACGATCTGGGCTGGAAGCCCGATCCTGCCCCTGTCGAGCGGGCGATGACCGATCTCGGTGTCGCGCACAACGGCCACGTCGGCGCGCTCGTCGGCGACAGTGCCGAGGACGTCGGTGCGGCCAGAAACGCCGGACTCGACGGGATCCACGTCCAGCGATACGACCCTCACGAGCGCGGCTTCGTCGTGTGGGGAGACCGAATGATCCGGTCGTTCGACGAGCTCGGCCCCCGAAACTACTGA
- the lwrS gene encoding LWR-salt protein, whose translation MDARYVFAVEFRIPTSSAELRLDPATFETRLYRTADPPGEEGWLFFRDNLWRGAVGDEEHMCKVASEELGVDVEAVEYRAFETDEEYLDALKTEIARDLGQFNADSVSEVLSNYFKSSLEIE comes from the coding sequence GTGGACGCCCGGTACGTCTTCGCCGTGGAGTTCCGGATTCCGACATCGTCTGCGGAGCTGCGGCTCGATCCGGCGACCTTCGAGACGAGGCTCTACCGCACAGCCGACCCGCCGGGTGAGGAGGGCTGGCTGTTCTTCCGTGATAACCTCTGGCGTGGCGCGGTGGGCGACGAAGAACACATGTGCAAAGTCGCGTCCGAGGAGCTCGGCGTCGATGTCGAGGCGGTCGAGTACCGCGCATTCGAGACCGACGAGGAATATCTGGATGCACTGAAAACCGAGATTGCAAGGGATCTCGGGCAGTTCAACGCCGACAGCGTCAGCGAAGTGCTCTCGAACTATTTCAAGAGTTCGCTGGAAATCGAGTGA
- a CDS encoding 4a-hydroxytetrahydrobiopterin dehydratase: protein MADLLSDDEISEQLPDGWERDGDEIVRVYEFDEYLRGVAFAQMVGEISEAEFHHPTIEIRYKEVEIRFTSHEEGGITDQDIHMAELIESEHS from the coding sequence ATGGCTGACCTGCTATCCGACGACGAGATCAGTGAGCAACTCCCCGACGGATGGGAACGGGACGGCGACGAGATCGTCCGTGTCTACGAGTTCGACGAGTATCTTCGTGGCGTCGCCTTCGCCCAGATGGTCGGGGAGATCTCGGAGGCGGAGTTTCACCATCCGACGATCGAGATCCGCTACAAGGAAGTCGAAATCCGCTTTACCAGCCACGAGGAGGGCGGGATCACGGACCAGGACATCCATATGGCGGAGCTGATCGAGTCCGAACACAGCTAA